Proteins from a single region of Candidatus Binatia bacterium:
- a CDS encoding acyl-CoA carboxylase subunit beta, whose product MKTRAEKYAELCAKGEQARFPAGREAVEKQHARGKRSARERVEALVDEGSFDELDRFVVHRTNAFGLDEKEFLGDGVIAGRATLDGRQIFLFSQDFTVLGGSLGEAFAEKICKVMDLALRTGSPLIGINDSGGARIQEGVASLGGYAEIFWRNVQASGVIPQISLIAGPCAGGAVYSPAITDFILMTEKISQMFITGPEVIKTVTGEEVTFEELGGAMTHATRSGVAQLVATDEDHLVELTRALFSFLPQNNREKSPRFDCDDDPQRVASRLDDVVPDSPNKPYDMHEVVEGVVDYGDFLEIAPLYAQNIICGFGRINGETVGIVGNQPNVLAGVLDTRSSVKAARFVRFCDAFNVPLVTFVDVPGFLPGTDQEYDGIILHGAKLLYAYAEATVPKITVITRKAYGGAYDVMASKHIRADVNLAWPTAEIAVMGAEGAVKTIFRRELAAANDKDAKMQELVDEYTERFANPYIAAQRGYVDDVIEASRTRGALATALEMLRDKRGLRPERKHGNIPL is encoded by the coding sequence GTGAAGACCCGCGCCGAGAAATACGCCGAGCTGTGCGCGAAGGGCGAACAGGCGAGGTTCCCCGCCGGCCGGGAGGCCGTTGAGAAGCAGCACGCGCGCGGCAAACGCTCCGCGCGCGAGCGAGTGGAGGCCTTGGTCGACGAGGGATCCTTCGACGAGCTGGACCGCTTCGTCGTGCACCGGACCAACGCGTTCGGACTAGACGAGAAGGAGTTTCTCGGCGACGGCGTGATCGCCGGGCGCGCCACGCTCGACGGGCGTCAGATCTTCCTCTTCTCGCAAGACTTCACGGTACTCGGGGGATCGCTCGGCGAGGCGTTCGCGGAGAAGATTTGCAAGGTGATGGACCTAGCGCTGCGCACCGGATCGCCGCTGATCGGCATCAACGACTCGGGCGGCGCGCGCATTCAAGAGGGTGTCGCTTCGCTGGGCGGGTACGCCGAGATCTTTTGGCGCAACGTGCAGGCCAGCGGCGTGATTCCGCAGATCAGCCTCATCGCCGGGCCATGCGCCGGCGGCGCCGTGTACTCGCCCGCGATCACCGACTTCATCTTGATGACGGAAAAGATCTCGCAGATGTTCATCACGGGTCCCGAGGTTATCAAGACCGTCACGGGCGAGGAGGTCACGTTCGAGGAACTCGGCGGCGCGATGACCCACGCCACGCGCAGCGGCGTCGCGCAGCTGGTCGCCACCGACGAGGATCATCTCGTCGAGCTGACGCGCGCGCTCTTCTCGTTCTTGCCGCAGAACAACCGCGAAAAATCTCCGCGCTTCGACTGCGACGACGACCCGCAGCGTGTCGCGAGCAGGCTGGACGACGTCGTGCCCGACTCGCCCAACAAGCCCTACGACATGCACGAGGTCGTAGAGGGTGTAGTGGACTACGGTGACTTCCTCGAGATCGCGCCGCTGTACGCGCAGAACATCATCTGCGGGTTCGGGCGGATCAACGGAGAGACGGTCGGGATCGTGGGCAATCAGCCCAACGTGCTGGCCGGCGTACTCGACACGCGCTCGTCCGTGAAGGCGGCGCGGTTCGTGCGCTTCTGCGACGCGTTCAACGTCCCACTCGTGACGTTCGTCGACGTGCCGGGCTTCTTGCCGGGAACCGACCAGGAGTACGACGGCATCATCCTGCACGGCGCGAAGCTGCTCTACGCGTACGCGGAGGCGACAGTCCCGAAGATCACGGTCATCACGCGCAAGGCGTACGGCGGCGCGTACGACGTCATGGCCAGCAAACACATTCGCGCCGACGTCAACCTCGCGTGGCCGACGGCGGAGATCGCCGTGATGGGCGCGGAGGGCGCGGTCAAGACGATTTTCCGGCGCGAGCTCGCCGCCGCGAACGACAAGGACGCGAAGATGCAGGAGCTCGTCGACGAGTACACGGAGCGCTTCGCGAATCCGTACATCGCCGCGCAGCGCGGCTACGTGGACGACGTGATCGAAGCCAGCCGGACGCGCGGCGCGCTGGCGACGGCGCTCGAGATGCTGCGCGATAAGCGCGGCCTTCGGCCCGAGCGCAAGCACGGCAACATTCCTTTATAA
- a CDS encoding DUF4337 domain-containing protein gives MPDDIEVETDKLQEQVDDAREEGERAAPWLRWVGLGAAIFAVVAAVSALRAGDLINEATINQIKASDTWAEYQAARSKEHLYTIAVDNLTDSGSKNAARLRAYRGEVANEASKEKPLQTEARRLEEESVAEIERHHAFEYAVALLQVAIALGAVGALARSKLAWYVSLVAGVVGITFFFRGFML, from the coding sequence ATGCCCGATGACATCGAGGTCGAGACCGACAAGCTGCAAGAGCAGGTCGACGACGCGCGCGAGGAAGGCGAGCGTGCCGCGCCGTGGCTGCGTTGGGTGGGGCTGGGCGCGGCGATCTTTGCTGTGGTGGCGGCGGTCTCGGCGCTGCGCGCCGGCGATCTAATCAACGAGGCGACGATCAATCAAATCAAGGCATCGGACACGTGGGCCGAGTACCAGGCCGCGCGGTCGAAAGAGCACCTGTACACGATCGCGGTCGACAATCTGACGGACAGCGGATCGAAGAACGCGGCCCGGTTGCGCGCCTATCGCGGCGAGGTCGCCAATGAGGCGTCGAAGGAAAAGCCGCTTCAGACCGAGGCGCGACGGCTAGAGGAGGAATCGGTCGCAGAGATCGAGCGGCACCACGCCTTCGAGTATGCGGTCGCGCTGCTGCAGGTGGCGATCGCCTTGGGAGCGGTGGGCGCGCTCGCGCGCTCCAAGCTCGCATGGTACGTTAGTCTGGTGGCCGGCGTGGTGGGGATCACCTTCTTTTTTAGGGGCTTTATGTTGTGA
- a CDS encoding enoyl-ACP reductase — protein MKLLDGKRILVTGVANRWSIATGIARKLHEHGAQIALAYQGERVKDEVEKLGAELGGASAFECDVSNDESLAAMCEELLKRFGKIDALVHSIAYANKEDLVGKVFETSRGGFSLALDVSSYSLIALVQALREALNDNASIMALTYLGATQIVPNYNLMGIAKAALEAAMRYLAFDLGDRGIRVNAISAGPIKTASSRQVGGFSRILDVVPKVAPLHRNVTPGDVGDMAVFLASDLSSAVTADVHFVDAGYHAMGLFALG, from the coding sequence GTGAAACTGCTTGACGGTAAACGCATCTTGGTGACCGGAGTCGCGAATCGCTGGTCCATTGCGACGGGCATTGCCCGCAAGCTGCACGAACACGGCGCGCAGATCGCGCTCGCGTACCAAGGGGAACGCGTCAAGGACGAGGTCGAAAAACTCGGCGCGGAGCTCGGCGGCGCATCGGCCTTCGAGTGCGACGTCTCGAACGACGAATCGCTCGCCGCGATGTGCGAGGAGCTGCTCAAGCGGTTTGGCAAGATCGACGCGCTCGTCCACTCGATCGCGTACGCCAACAAGGAAGACCTCGTCGGCAAAGTGTTCGAAACCTCGCGCGGCGGCTTCTCGCTCGCGCTCGACGTCTCGTCGTACTCGCTAATCGCGCTCGTTCAGGCGCTGCGCGAGGCGCTCAACGACAACGCTTCGATCATGGCGCTCACGTATCTCGGCGCGACGCAGATCGTTCCCAACTATAACCTGATGGGAATTGCCAAGGCCGCGCTCGAGGCGGCGATGCGCTACCTCGCCTTCGACCTCGGCGACCGCGGAATCCGCGTCAACGCGATCTCTGCCGGCCCGATCAAGACCGCGAGCTCGCGCCAAGTCGGCGGGTTCTCACGGATCCTCGACGTCGTGCCCAAAGTCGCGCCGCTGCACCGGAACGTCACGCCCGGGGACGTCGGCGATATGGCGGTCTTTCTCGCCTCCGACCTCTCGAGCGCCGTGACGGCCGACGTGCACTTCGTCGACGCCGGCTATCACGCAATGGGGCTCTTCGCTCTGGGATGA
- a CDS encoding acetyl-CoA carboxylase biotin carboxylase subunit, which yields MFGKILIANRGEIAVRIIRTAREMGVETVAVYSDADRGALHVELADEACALGAAAPSQSYLNAEKLIDCARRSGAEAIHPGYGFLAENAAFARSVVEAGLTWIGPHADAIDAMGNKLRARHLMHKAHVPIVPGATESVPDVRAARAAAETYGLPLALKAAGGGGGKGLKIARSIDEVEPAFETARREAEAYFKNGTIYAERYLENPKHVELQLLADKHGNVVHVGERDCSLQRRHQKLWEEAPARVSDKVREAMREAGVRAAKAIGYDSVGTMECLVSGDAFYFLEMNTRIQVEHTVSEMISGLDLVREQIRVAAGERLGYGQSDVRFRGFAIEARVNAEDPAENFRPAPGTITAYREPGGLGVRVDSAAYPGWTIPEQYDSLIAKLVVWAPDRDEAIARLRRAIDEYVVEGVPTTLPLLRALCDYAPVADATYGTATLEAYAETWREAVANGLAPSARKRSVASVPARAAARRLAPRLGAIRKRSAAASGNDVTSPMHGIIVELGVGIGDAIAEGQVVAVVEAMKMMNEIRAQRAGTVTAIHAGPGSSVESGTSLITLS from the coding sequence ATGTTCGGCAAGATCCTGATCGCGAACCGCGGTGAGATCGCGGTGCGGATCATTCGCACCGCGCGGGAGATGGGCGTCGAGACGGTCGCGGTTTACTCCGACGCCGATCGCGGCGCTTTGCACGTCGAGCTCGCCGACGAGGCGTGCGCCCTCGGCGCCGCCGCGCCGTCGCAGAGTTACCTAAACGCCGAGAAGCTGATCGACTGCGCGCGGCGATCCGGCGCGGAGGCGATCCATCCCGGCTACGGCTTTCTGGCGGAGAACGCCGCGTTCGCCCGCAGCGTCGTCGAGGCCGGCCTAACCTGGATCGGGCCGCACGCCGACGCTATCGACGCGATGGGGAACAAGCTCCGCGCGCGCCATCTCATGCACAAGGCCCACGTGCCGATCGTGCCGGGCGCGACCGAGAGCGTGCCCGACGTGCGCGCCGCGCGAGCCGCGGCGGAGACGTACGGATTGCCCCTCGCGCTCAAGGCCGCCGGCGGCGGCGGCGGCAAGGGGCTGAAGATCGCGCGCTCGATCGACGAGGTCGAGCCGGCGTTCGAGACCGCGCGGCGCGAGGCCGAGGCATACTTCAAGAACGGCACGATCTACGCCGAGCGCTATCTCGAGAATCCCAAACACGTCGAGCTGCAGCTTCTTGCCGACAAGCACGGCAACGTCGTGCACGTGGGCGAGCGCGACTGCTCGCTGCAGCGGCGCCATCAAAAGCTCTGGGAAGAGGCGCCCGCGCGCGTATCCGACAAGGTTCGCGAGGCGATGCGCGAGGCCGGCGTGCGCGCCGCGAAGGCCATCGGCTACGACTCCGTCGGCACGATGGAGTGCCTGGTCTCGGGCGACGCGTTCTACTTCTTGGAGATGAACACGCGCATCCAGGTGGAGCACACCGTCAGCGAGATGATCTCCGGCCTCGATCTCGTCCGCGAGCAGATACGCGTGGCGGCCGGCGAGCGGCTCGGCTACGGCCAGAGCGACGTGCGCTTCCGCGGCTTCGCGATCGAGGCGCGCGTCAACGCCGAAGATCCCGCGGAGAATTTTCGCCCGGCGCCGGGAACGATCACCGCATACCGCGAGCCAGGCGGCCTCGGCGTTCGCGTCGATTCCGCGGCGTATCCGGGCTGGACTATCCCCGAGCAGTACGATTCGCTCATCGCCAAGCTCGTCGTTTGGGCGCCGGATCGTGACGAGGCCATCGCGCGGCTGCGCCGGGCCATCGACGAGTACGTGGTCGAGGGCGTGCCGACCACGCTGCCGCTGCTGCGCGCATTATGCGACTACGCGCCGGTCGCCGATGCGACGTACGGCACGGCCACGCTCGAAGCGTACGCGGAGACGTGGCGCGAGGCGGTCGCGAACGGACTCGCCCCCTCCGCGCGCAAGCGCAGCGTGGCGTCCGTCCCCGCTCGGGCCGCCGCGCGCCGGCTCGCGCCGCGCCTGGGCGCGATCCGCAAGCGCAGCGCCGCGGCCAGCGGCAACGACGTGACCTCGCCGATGCACGGAATCATCGTCGAGCTCGGCGTCGGCATCGGCGACGCGATCGCAGAGGGTCAGGTCGTTGCCGTCGTTGAGGCTATGAAGATGATGAACGAGATCCGCGCGCAACGCGCCGGAACCGTAACCGCGATCCACGCCGGCCCCGGATCGAGCGTCGAAAGCGGCACGTCGCTGATTACGCTGTCGTAA